The genome window GTGGTTGGCTTTAATGTGTTTAGAATGAAATATTTTAGCAAATGAACCGCTATTCAATTAATTATGAATTATTTTTATCCTTATTTAAAAACCAAGAATAAATACGAAAAATATTTTTAACCGATATTTATAAACATTTTAAATTCCAATATAGATACATCTAAAAATTATATCTAATAAAATATTTTTTATTCACTAAGCTGAGGTAAAAAAATGAGATATAAATGTCGAGTTTGTAAATATATTTATGATCCTGAATCTGGAGAAGTTCGTTCTGATGTTGGGCCTGGAACTGAATTTGACCAACTTCCTGATGATTGGCACTGCCCTAAATGTGGCGCGGGAAAATTAAGGTTCTTACCGATTAAATAAATTCATAAAATAAATATATGAAAGATAAATATGAATTTACAGATAATTCAATATAATTATTTATTAAATCAACTCAAGTAAAAAGGGTGTTTAGATTGAAAAGATACAAATGTAAATTATGTGGCTATATATATGACCCCGAAAAAGGGGAACCCAGATCGAATATTGAACCTGGAACCTCTTTTGAAGATTTACCTGCTAATTGGAAGTGCCCATCTTGTGGAGCACCCAAAAGAATGTTTGTTGCTTTAAAAAACTAGTTAATATTTTAATTAACATAAAACTAATTAATTGTTAATTAGTTCAATAATATTTCAATAAAAATTGAAATAAAATATTAAATTGATTTTTTAATCAAAAAATAGTTAATTTAAATTATTGGAGGCAAAAATATGGCTAAATATATCTGTGAAATGTGTGGTTACATTTACGATCCTGAAAATGGAGACCCAGACTCTGGTGTAGAGGCTGGAACTTCTTTTGA of Methanobacteriales archaeon HGW-Methanobacteriales-1 contains these proteins:
- a CDS encoding rubredoxin; amino-acid sequence: MAKYICEMCGYIYDPENGDPDSGVEAGTSFEDIPDEWVCPICGVGKDQFKKMD
- a CDS encoding rubredoxin; this translates as MKRYKCKLCGYIYDPEKGEPRSNIEPGTSFEDLPANWKCPSCGAPKRMFVALKN
- a CDS encoding rubredoxin, translated to MRYKCRVCKYIYDPESGEVRSDVGPGTEFDQLPDDWHCPKCGAGKLRFLPIK